One genomic region from Thioalbus denitrificans encodes:
- a CDS encoding Na/Pi cotransporter family protein, whose translation MRKPEALAALLLAIAASPALGAATEASLDWWQMSMQLLGGLALFLFGMEQMAEALKAVAGDGLKVLLARLTGNRVMGLFTGAAITAIIQSSSVTTVMLVGFVSAGLMSLSQAVGVILGADIGTTITAQIVAFKVTRYALLLVAAGFLMNFAGRAEALRQYGQLTMGLGLIFFGMGLMSDGMRPLRDYEPFIALMQGFSHPLYGILAATLFTGLVQSSSATMGVVIAMATQGLVNLEAGIALALGANIGTCMTAGLAAIGKPREAVRVAVAHVTFKVAGVLLVVGFIPELAQLVRSVSPAADDLAGLERLAAETPRQIANAHTLFNVGLALLFLPAASFFARFCEWVVPDRPLQEEEVVRARYLDSELLSTPSLALDGVRLEIGHMGQHVQAMLDQMLPALLTGSRASLRRVAGMDDAVDTLHGAVVTYLGQISKRSLTNDQTRDFMHLMEAANDLENIGDVIETDLVALGEKRLQVGLHISRATQEVLTGLHAVVAETVTTALRAVADRDPEAAAAVIARKREFNRLVGSASRHEVHRLVATEPNRLPAYRMEVDVIEKLKRIYYFAKRLAKTVVVEEDDEGEE comes from the coding sequence ATGCGGAAACCTGAAGCCCTCGCGGCACTCCTGCTGGCGATCGCTGCCTCACCGGCCCTGGGCGCGGCCACGGAGGCGAGCCTGGACTGGTGGCAGATGAGCATGCAGCTCCTGGGCGGCCTGGCCCTGTTCCTGTTCGGCATGGAGCAGATGGCCGAGGCGCTCAAGGCCGTGGCCGGCGACGGCCTCAAGGTGCTGCTGGCACGGCTCACGGGCAACCGGGTGATGGGACTGTTCACCGGTGCGGCCATCACCGCCATCATCCAGTCCTCCTCGGTCACCACGGTGATGCTGGTGGGCTTCGTCTCCGCCGGACTGATGTCCCTGTCCCAGGCCGTGGGCGTCATCCTCGGCGCGGACATCGGCACCACCATCACCGCCCAGATCGTGGCCTTCAAGGTCACCCGCTACGCTCTGCTGCTGGTGGCGGCGGGCTTCCTGATGAATTTTGCCGGCCGCGCGGAGGCATTGCGCCAGTACGGCCAGCTCACCATGGGGCTCGGCCTCATCTTCTTCGGCATGGGGCTGATGAGCGACGGCATGCGGCCGCTGCGCGACTACGAGCCCTTCATCGCCCTGATGCAGGGCTTCTCGCACCCCCTGTACGGCATTCTCGCCGCCACGCTCTTCACCGGCCTGGTGCAATCCTCCTCCGCCACCATGGGCGTGGTCATCGCCATGGCCACCCAGGGGCTGGTGAATCTCGAGGCGGGCATCGCCCTGGCCCTGGGCGCCAACATCGGCACCTGCATGACCGCCGGGCTCGCGGCCATCGGCAAGCCCCGCGAGGCGGTGCGGGTGGCGGTGGCCCACGTCACCTTCAAGGTGGCGGGGGTGCTGCTGGTGGTGGGTTTCATTCCGGAGCTGGCGCAACTGGTGCGCTCCGTCTCGCCGGCGGCGGATGATCTCGCGGGCCTGGAGCGCCTGGCGGCGGAGACCCCGCGCCAGATCGCCAACGCCCATACGCTGTTCAATGTCGGCCTGGCACTGCTGTTCCTCCCCGCGGCCAGCTTCTTCGCCCGGTTCTGCGAGTGGGTGGTCCCGGACCGCCCGCTGCAGGAGGAGGAGGTGGTGCGCGCCCGCTATCTCGACAGCGAGCTGCTCTCCACCCCCTCCCTGGCGCTCGACGGGGTCCGGCTGGAAATCGGCCACATGGGCCAGCATGTGCAGGCGATGCTGGACCAGATGCTGCCGGCGCTGCTCACCGGCAGCCGCGCCTCCCTGCGCCGGGTGGCGGGCATGGACGACGCGGTGGACACCCTCCACGGCGCCGTCGTCACCTACCTGGGGCAGATCAGCAAGCGCTCCCTCACCAACGACCAGACCCGCGACTTCATGCATCTCATGGAGGCGGCCAACGATCTCGAGAACATCGGCGATGTCATCGAGACCGACCTGGTGGCCCTGGGGGAAAAGCGCCTGCAGGTGGGCCTGCACATCAGCCGCGCCACCCAGGAGGTGCTGACGGGACTGCACGCGGTGGTGGCGGAGACGGTGACCACCGCCCTGCGCGCGGTGGCCGATCGGGATCCCGAGGCGGCCGCGGCGGTCATCGCCCGCAAGCGTGAATTCAACCGGCTGGTGGGCTCCGCGTCCCGGCATGAAGTGCACCGGCTGGTGGCGACGGAGCCCAACCGCCTGCCGGCCTACCGCATGGAGGTGGATGTCATCGAGAAGCTCAAGCGCATCTACTACTTCGCCAAGCGCCTCGCCAAGACCGTCGTCGTCGAGGAGGATGACGAGGGAGAAGAGTGA
- a CDS encoding universal stress protein, with protein sequence MAEEHSEAPILVPVDFSPHSAAALELGCELAAALRAPLVVLHVVHDPAEAPGYYTRALGDSTPRLRKLEDLAGEVLNNFLERFAATHPGDPVVERLHTELVTGLPVTRILELVEKLRPRLVVMGSQGRSCLADALLGSKAEQVVRLCPVPVVLVKQPAPLPEPPAEEAPEGTDAET encoded by the coding sequence ATGGCAGAGGAGCATTCGGAGGCACCGATCCTGGTGCCGGTGGATTTCTCGCCCCACTCCGCGGCGGCACTGGAGCTCGGCTGCGAGCTGGCGGCGGCGCTCAGGGCGCCGCTGGTGGTTCTGCACGTGGTCCACGACCCGGCCGAGGCCCCCGGCTACTACACCCGCGCCCTCGGCGACAGCACCCCCCGGCTGCGCAAGCTCGAGGACCTCGCCGGCGAGGTCCTGAACAACTTCCTCGAGCGTTTCGCCGCCACCCACCCCGGGGACCCGGTGGTGGAACGGCTGCACACCGAACTGGTCACGGGGCTTCCGGTCACCCGCATTCTCGAACTGGTGGAGAAGCTGCGGCCACGGCTGGTGGTGATGGGCAGCCAGGGCCGCAGCTGCCTGGCCGATGCGCTGCTCGGCTCCAAGGCCGAACAGGTGGTACGCCTGTGCCCGGTGCCGGTGGTGCTGGTGAAACAGCCCGCCCCCCTGCCCGAACCACCCGCCGAAGAGGCCCCGGAAGGCACGGATGCGGAAACCTGA
- the ppk1 gene encoding polyphosphate kinase 1 — MSDTHSAPRNPAATTQPKRRPRAKAKPKYDLGSSELYLNRELTWLAFNQRVLHEAEDDRTPLLERVKFIAIVSGNLDEFFMKRIGGLKQLVAAGRNETTVDGRTPAQQITDAHAFIRELTLRKRAAYHRVLELLAEQGIRLLRYEQLEPAQRELVRQEFVTNIFPLLTPLAMDPGHPFPFISNLAMNLLVTLRHSGDTDNVLHMARIKVPAIRGIAPRLLRVGGENTFVLLEEVVSNNLDLLFPGMEIVSCELFRVTRNANVELDEEQADDLLEMIETELRERHFAPIVRLEVQKDMNPVHRGMLAAELGLDEEADVFEIEGMMAMRDMFEIAGLESTELHDPPHYPIDHPRLAHDKRNIFHIIRDGGPILLQHPYESFSTSVERFLRSASNDPKVLAIKMTLYRTSGEGKVIESLVNAARNGKQVAVLVELKARFDEQANINWAKRLEEAGIHVTYGVVGLKTHSKIILVVRRDYNGLRRYAHIGTGNYHAGTARLYTDLGLLTGDNDIGQDLTELFNFLTGYSPPPSYRKILAAPYTLKKTLLEKIEREISSHSEESPGHIQFKMNALEDADITRALYRAAQAGVKVDLIVRDTCRFRPGLPGLTESAQVISIVGRFLEHGRIYYFRNGGAEEYYIGSADLMKRNLESRVEVVAPVEDIDLRQELRLILDVQLSDRRSAWEMQPDGSYVQRQPAPGQDAKSCQELLIGVAQRRLAAAVKHKQKKVRRKLVSHFQRRVQS; from the coding sequence ATGAGTGACACCCACAGCGCGCCCCGGAACCCGGCCGCGACCACCCAGCCCAAACGCCGCCCGCGGGCAAAGGCGAAGCCCAAGTACGACCTGGGCAGCTCCGAGCTCTATCTCAACCGCGAGCTCACCTGGCTCGCCTTCAACCAGCGCGTGCTGCACGAGGCCGAAGACGACCGGACCCCGCTGCTGGAGCGGGTCAAGTTCATCGCCATCGTCAGCGGCAACCTGGACGAGTTCTTCATGAAGCGCATCGGCGGCCTCAAGCAGCTGGTGGCCGCGGGACGCAACGAAACCACCGTCGACGGACGCACCCCGGCGCAGCAGATCACCGATGCCCACGCCTTCATCCGCGAGCTCACCCTGCGCAAGCGGGCCGCCTACCACCGGGTGCTGGAACTGCTGGCCGAGCAGGGCATCCGGCTGCTGCGCTACGAGCAGCTCGAGCCGGCCCAGCGCGAGCTGGTGCGACAGGAGTTCGTCACCAACATCTTTCCGCTCCTGACGCCCCTCGCCATGGACCCGGGGCACCCCTTCCCCTTCATCTCCAACCTGGCGATGAACCTGCTGGTCACCCTGCGTCACAGCGGCGACACCGACAACGTGCTGCACATGGCGCGCATCAAGGTGCCGGCCATCCGGGGCATCGCGCCGCGGCTGCTCCGGGTGGGCGGCGAGAACACCTTCGTCCTCCTGGAGGAGGTGGTGTCGAACAACCTCGACCTGCTCTTCCCCGGCATGGAGATCGTCTCCTGCGAGCTGTTCCGGGTCACCCGCAACGCCAACGTGGAGCTCGACGAGGAGCAGGCCGACGACCTGCTGGAGATGATCGAGACCGAGCTGCGCGAGCGCCACTTCGCGCCCATCGTGCGCCTGGAGGTGCAGAAGGACATGAACCCGGTCCACCGGGGCATGCTCGCCGCCGAACTGGGCCTCGACGAGGAGGCGGACGTGTTCGAAATCGAGGGCATGATGGCCATGCGCGACATGTTCGAGATCGCGGGCCTCGAGTCCACCGAGCTGCACGATCCGCCCCACTACCCCATCGATCATCCGCGGCTGGCCCACGACAAGCGCAACATCTTCCACATCATCCGCGATGGCGGTCCGATCCTGCTGCAGCACCCCTACGAGTCCTTCAGCACCTCGGTGGAGCGGTTCCTGCGCAGCGCCAGCAACGATCCCAAGGTGCTGGCCATCAAGATGACCCTCTACCGCACCTCGGGCGAGGGCAAGGTGATCGAATCGCTGGTGAACGCCGCCCGCAACGGCAAGCAGGTGGCGGTGCTGGTGGAGCTCAAGGCGCGTTTCGACGAGCAGGCCAACATCAACTGGGCCAAGCGGCTGGAGGAGGCCGGCATCCACGTCACCTACGGCGTGGTGGGGCTGAAGACCCACAGCAAGATCATCCTGGTGGTGCGCCGCGACTACAACGGCCTGCGCCGCTACGCCCACATCGGCACCGGCAACTACCACGCCGGCACGGCCCGGCTCTACACCGACCTGGGGCTGCTCACCGGCGACAACGACATCGGCCAGGATCTCACCGAGCTGTTCAACTTCCTCACCGGCTACTCGCCGCCGCCCAGCTACCGCAAGATCCTCGCCGCGCCCTACACCCTGAAGAAGACGCTGCTGGAGAAGATCGAGCGCGAAATCAGCAGCCACTCCGAGGAGAGCCCGGGCCACATCCAGTTCAAGATGAACGCCCTGGAGGACGCGGACATCACCCGCGCCCTCTACCGCGCGGCCCAGGCCGGGGTGAAGGTGGATCTCATCGTGCGCGACACCTGCCGCTTCCGCCCCGGCCTGCCGGGACTGACCGAAAGCGCCCAGGTCATCAGCATCGTCGGCCGGTTCCTGGAGCACGGCCGCATCTACTACTTCCGCAACGGCGGCGCCGAGGAGTACTACATCGGCTCGGCCGACCTGATGAAGCGCAACCTGGAGAGCCGGGTGGAGGTGGTGGCGCCGGTGGAGGACATCGATCTGCGCCAGGAGCTGCGGCTGATTCTCGACGTGCAGCTGAGCGACCGCCGCAGCGCCTGGGAGATGCAGCCCGATGGTTCCTACGTGCAGCGCCAGCCGGCGCCGGGCCAGGATGCCAAGAGTTGCCAGGAGCTGCTGATCGGTGTCGCCCAGCGCCGCCTGGCCGCGGCCGTCAAGCATAAACAGAAGAAAGTGCGCCGCAAGCTTGTGAGCCACTTCCAGCGCCGCGTCCAGTCCTGA
- a CDS encoding DUF3108 domain-containing protein gives MSRRRGRTRGLLLTACALLAVSLPLAAAHAPLPEFEADYTLSLNGLDVAELQVRLHREGEHYMYESFTRPIGVLALFRDDRIRETSQWVYGREGQIQPLRYTYQHTGSKREREADLRFDWAAGKVLNRVENEPWTMEIPQGTQDKLGYQLALMLDLSHGRRDLSYHVADGGKLKVYQVDFQGMETLQTELGDLRTVKVQRQKDRKGRVTTIWCAEKLAYLPVKITHRDADGSFFTLRVTAVNGIPAS, from the coding sequence ATGAGCCGGCGCCGGGGGCGGACACGGGGTCTGCTGCTGACGGCCTGCGCCCTGCTGGCCGTGTCCCTGCCCCTGGCGGCCGCCCACGCCCCCCTGCCCGAGTTCGAGGCCGACTACACCCTGTCGCTCAACGGCCTCGACGTGGCGGAGCTGCAGGTACGCCTGCACCGCGAGGGCGAGCACTACATGTACGAGTCCTTCACCCGCCCCATCGGTGTCCTCGCCCTGTTCCGCGACGACCGCATCCGCGAGACCAGCCAGTGGGTCTACGGCCGCGAAGGCCAGATCCAGCCCCTGCGCTACACCTACCAGCACACCGGGAGCAAGCGCGAACGCGAGGCCGACCTGCGCTTCGACTGGGCCGCCGGCAAGGTCCTCAACCGGGTGGAGAACGAGCCCTGGACCATGGAGATCCCCCAGGGCACCCAGGACAAGCTCGGCTACCAGCTGGCCCTGATGCTCGACCTGAGCCACGGCCGGCGGGACCTTTCCTACCACGTGGCCGACGGCGGCAAGCTCAAGGTCTACCAGGTGGATTTCCAGGGCATGGAGACGCTGCAGACCGAGCTCGGCGATCTGCGCACGGTCAAGGTCCAGCGCCAGAAGGACCGCAAGGGGCGCGTGACCACCATCTGGTGCGCCGAGAAGCTCGCCTACCTGCCGGTCAAGATCACCCACCGCGACGCCGACGGCAGCTTCTTCACCCTGCGGGTGACGGCCGTCAACGGCATCCCGGCCAGCTGA
- the purN gene encoding phosphoribosylglycinamide formyltransferase, with amino-acid sequence MKPGAPLPIVVLISGGGTNLQSIIDAAAAGALPVEIRAVISNRADAFGLERARRGGIHTEVLDHREAPDRETYDRLLVELIDRFDPGLVVLAGFMRILTPELVAHYSGRMLNIHPSLLPAFRGLHTHRRALEAEVREHGASVHFVTPELDSGPVIVQARVPVLPGDDAEALAARVLAQEHRIYPLAIRWFAEGRLRLNGGRVWLDGAPLGPGGHEYNPEAAEAAAP; translated from the coding sequence GTGAAACCAGGCGCGCCCCTGCCCATCGTGGTCCTCATTTCCGGTGGCGGCACGAACCTGCAGTCCATCATCGACGCCGCCGCGGCCGGCGCGCTGCCGGTGGAGATCAGGGCGGTCATCAGCAACCGCGCCGATGCCTTCGGCCTGGAGCGCGCCCGCCGCGGCGGCATCCATACCGAGGTGCTGGATCACCGCGAGGCCCCGGACCGCGAGACCTACGACCGGCTCCTGGTGGAGCTCATCGACCGCTTCGATCCGGGGCTGGTGGTGCTGGCGGGCTTCATGCGCATCCTCACCCCGGAGCTGGTGGCCCATTACAGCGGTCGCATGCTCAACATCCACCCCTCCCTGCTCCCGGCGTTCCGTGGCCTGCATACCCACCGCCGGGCGCTGGAGGCCGAGGTCCGGGAGCACGGCGCCAGCGTGCACTTCGTGACCCCGGAGCTGGACTCCGGCCCCGTCATCGTGCAGGCGCGTGTGCCGGTGCTGCCCGGTGACGATGCGGAGGCACTGGCTGCCCGGGTCCTGGCCCAGGAGCACCGCATCTACCCGCTGGCCATCCGCTGGTTCGCCGAGGGCCGGCTGCGGCTGAACGGCGGACGGGTGTGGCTGGACGGGGCGCCCCTGGGGCCCGGCGGACACGAGTACAATCCCGAAGCGGCAGAGGCGGCGGCACCATGA
- the purM gene encoding phosphoribosylformylglycinamidine cyclo-ligase yields MKSDSNPSHTRTGLSYRDAGVDIDAGNTLVERIKSVTERTRRPGVMGGLGGFGALFELPLDRYRQPVLVSATDGVGTKLKLALALQHHDTVGIDLVAMCVNDLVVLGAEPLFFLDYYATGRLEVEVAAAVVTGIGRGCEQAGAALVGGETAEMPGMYAVGDYDLAGFCVGVVEKERIIDGSRVAAGDVLVGLASSGPHSNGYSLIRKVLEVSGASLEATFHGRTLGQTLMEPTRIYVKPLLSLLERVDVRSMAHITGGGLPENLPRVLAEGTRAVIDTGAWPRPQIFDWLQEQGDIPDAELYRTFNCGVGMVLCVPADQADAAIEHLREAGEQAWIIGAIEAHDGTGPRVVLEGAEL; encoded by the coding sequence TTGAAATCCGATTCCAACCCCTCTCACACCAGGACCGGCCTGAGCTACCGCGACGCCGGAGTGGACATCGACGCCGGCAACACCCTGGTGGAACGCATCAAGTCGGTCACCGAGCGTACCCGGCGGCCCGGGGTCATGGGCGGGCTCGGCGGCTTCGGCGCCCTGTTCGAACTGCCCCTGGACCGCTACCGCCAGCCGGTGCTGGTTTCCGCCACCGACGGCGTGGGTACCAAGCTGAAGCTGGCCCTGGCGCTGCAGCACCACGACACGGTGGGCATCGACCTGGTGGCCATGTGCGTCAACGACCTGGTGGTGCTCGGCGCCGAGCCGCTGTTCTTCCTCGATTATTATGCCACCGGCCGGCTCGAGGTGGAGGTGGCGGCGGCCGTGGTCACCGGCATCGGCCGCGGCTGCGAGCAGGCGGGCGCCGCGCTGGTGGGGGGCGAGACCGCGGAGATGCCAGGCATGTATGCCGTGGGCGACTACGACCTGGCCGGCTTCTGCGTCGGCGTGGTGGAGAAGGAACGGATCATCGACGGCAGCCGTGTCGCGGCCGGCGACGTGCTGGTCGGACTGGCCTCCTCGGGCCCCCATTCCAACGGCTACTCGCTGATCCGCAAGGTGCTCGAGGTCAGTGGCGCCAGCCTCGAGGCGACCTTCCACGGGCGCACCCTGGGCCAGACGCTGATGGAACCCACCCGCATCTACGTCAAGCCGCTGCTCTCCCTCCTGGAGCGGGTCGATGTGCGCTCCATGGCCCACATCACCGGCGGCGGCCTGCCCGAGAACCTGCCGCGCGTGCTGGCGGAGGGAACCCGGGCGGTCATCGACACCGGCGCCTGGCCCCGGCCGCAGATCTTCGACTGGCTCCAGGAGCAGGGCGACATCCCCGACGCGGAGCTCTACCGCACCTTCAACTGCGGCGTGGGCATGGTCCTGTGCGTCCCGGCCGACCAGGCTGACGCAGCCATCGAGCATCTCCGGGAAGCCGGTGAACAGGCCTGGATCATCGGCGCCATCGAGGCCCATGACGGCACCGGCCCGCGGGTGGTGCTGGAGGGCGCCGAGCTGTGA
- a CDS encoding DUF2066 domain-containing protein — MYRLLVTTLLLFALAPGLRAAEAQRLYEAAVPVAGQTAEERLPALREALRAVAVKVTGQRGVAADPALAPVLEAAETHVQQYRYESAGEGAEPALRLWVRFNPAGVESALRAAGLPVWGRERPLTLMWVVVDDGRNRLLVSESEPPAAAAAINGQARVRALPMLLPLLDLEDRSAVSASDVWGRFQDVILAGSGRYGADAVVAGRAYRTREGGWRGDWSLFAGGAVAATWDSRGETQAAVLAAAVDRAADTLAGQVGPSMARGPGDSVPGAEVQPGGQRMTVIGLERYEDYGRLLRTLESLPVVKSVQVTGAGPDRLELRLELLGTRMDLERAVSLERMLAPEAGMAASEDGGLTYRWVR, encoded by the coding sequence ATGTACAGACTCCTGGTGACCACGCTGCTGCTGTTCGCCCTGGCACCCGGATTGCGGGCGGCGGAGGCGCAGCGTCTCTACGAGGCCGCCGTCCCGGTGGCCGGCCAGACGGCGGAGGAGCGCCTGCCGGCGCTGCGCGAGGCCCTGCGCGCGGTGGCCGTGAAGGTGACCGGCCAACGCGGCGTGGCCGCTGATCCGGCCCTGGCGCCGGTGCTGGAGGCGGCCGAAACCCATGTGCAGCAGTACCGCTACGAGTCCGCCGGCGAGGGCGCCGAGCCCGCGCTGCGCCTCTGGGTCCGGTTCAACCCGGCCGGCGTGGAATCCGCGCTGCGCGCCGCCGGCCTGCCTGTCTGGGGCCGCGAACGCCCCCTGACGCTCATGTGGGTCGTGGTGGACGACGGGCGCAACCGGTTGCTCGTGTCCGAATCGGAGCCCCCCGCCGCGGCGGCGGCGATCAACGGCCAGGCCCGGGTCCGGGCGCTGCCGATGCTGCTTCCCCTGCTCGACCTGGAGGATCGGAGCGCCGTTTCGGCGAGCGACGTCTGGGGCCGGTTCCAGGATGTCATCCTTGCCGGGTCCGGGCGCTATGGTGCCGACGCGGTGGTGGCGGGACGCGCCTATCGCACCCGTGAAGGCGGCTGGCGTGGTGACTGGAGCCTGTTTGCCGGCGGTGCCGTGGCGGCGACCTGGGACAGCCGCGGCGAGACGCAGGCGGCGGTTCTCGCCGCCGCCGTGGACCGCGCGGCCGACACCCTGGCCGGGCAGGTCGGCCCCTCCATGGCCAGGGGACCGGGTGATTCCGTGCCGGGAGCGGAGGTTCAGCCCGGCGGGCAGCGGATGACCGTGATCGGCCTGGAGCGTTACGAGGACTATGGCCGCCTGTTGCGGACGCTCGAGTCGCTCCCGGTGGTCAAGTCGGTGCAGGTCACCGGTGCGGGTCCCGACCGGCTGGAACTGCGCCTGGAGCTGCTGGGAACGCGGATGGACCTGGAGCGCGCCGTGAGCCTGGAGCGGATGCTGGCGCCGGAGGCCGGGATGGCCGCGTCCGAGGACGGGGGGCTTACCTATCGATGGGTGCGCTGA
- a CDS encoding CDP-alcohol phosphatidyltransferase family protein: MGALRARDIPNLITLLRIALVLPVVWALLRERYPLALWLFAVAGISDGLDGFLAKHFHWTSRLGAILDPIADKLLLVSCYLCLGWLEVLPLWLVGVVLGRDLFILAGATAYHFLIGHYDPAPTWISKTNTFAQIVLVIVVVLQQAAEPFSTHFVLWLIYTVLATTVTSGVDYVWTWGRMAWVNRS; encoded by the coding sequence ATGGGTGCGCTGAGGGCGCGTGACATTCCCAACCTGATAACCCTGCTGCGTATCGCCCTGGTACTGCCGGTGGTGTGGGCGCTGCTGCGGGAACGCTATCCGCTCGCCCTGTGGCTGTTCGCCGTCGCGGGCATCTCCGACGGGCTCGACGGATTCCTGGCCAAGCACTTCCACTGGACCAGCCGTCTGGGCGCCATCCTCGATCCCATCGCCGACAAGTTGCTGCTCGTCTCCTGCTATCTCTGCCTGGGCTGGCTGGAGGTGCTTCCCCTGTGGCTGGTAGGGGTCGTGCTGGGACGGGACCTGTTCATACTCGCCGGCGCCACCGCCTACCATTTCCTCATCGGCCACTATGATCCCGCACCCACCTGGATCAGCAAGACCAACACCTTCGCCCAGATCGTGCTGGTTATCGTGGTGGTGCTGCAGCAGGCGGCAGAGCCCTTCTCAACCCACTTCGTGCTGTGGCTGATCTACACGGTCCTGGCCACCACCGTCACCAGCGGTGTGGACTATGTCTGGACCTGGGGGCGGATGGCCTGGGTGAACCGTTCATGA
- the hda gene encoding DnaA regulatory inactivator Hda — protein MSVQLPLSLRLRDDATFENFLPGANGALVAAVRASAAGTGDRFLCFWGPPGSGRTHLLQAACHLAGGLDLPAAYLPLGEALLAPAVLEGLESLALVCLDDLDRVAGTAEWETALFHFYNRAREAGTVLLVAAGTPPGGLGIRLADLRSRLAWGPVYQLRPLDDGGRLALLRLRAQARGLELEDGVAAYLLRRCARDPRDLMELLETLDRASLVNQRRLTIPFVKSVLGL, from the coding sequence ATGAGCGTACAGCTGCCCCTGTCGCTGCGCCTGCGCGACGACGCCACCTTCGAGAATTTCCTTCCCGGCGCCAACGGGGCGCTGGTGGCGGCGGTGCGGGCGAGCGCCGCCGGCACGGGGGATCGCTTCCTCTGCTTCTGGGGGCCGCCCGGCAGTGGCCGGACCCATCTCCTGCAGGCCGCCTGTCACCTGGCCGGCGGCCTCGACCTGCCGGCGGCCTATCTGCCGCTGGGGGAGGCGCTGCTCGCCCCCGCGGTGCTGGAGGGGCTGGAGTCGCTGGCGCTGGTGTGCCTGGACGATCTGGACCGGGTGGCGGGAACGGCGGAATGGGAAACCGCCCTGTTCCACTTCTACAACCGGGCCCGGGAGGCAGGCACGGTGCTGCTGGTGGCGGCCGGGACGCCTCCGGGCGGCCTCGGCATCCGCCTCGCCGATCTGCGCAGCCGGCTGGCATGGGGTCCGGTCTACCAGCTCCGGCCCCTCGACGACGGGGGTAGGCTGGCGCTGTTGCGGCTGCGCGCCCAGGCCCGCGGGCTGGAGCTCGAGGACGGCGTGGCCGCCTACCTGCTGCGCCGCTGCGCGCGGGATCCCCGGGACCTGATGGAACTGCTGGAAACCCTCGACCGGGCCTCCCTGGTCAATCAGCGGCGTCTCACCATCCCCTTCGTCAAGTCGGTGCTGGGGCTATGA
- a CDS encoding host attachment protein codes for MKRVWVVVASSTVARLFAAESAAGPLEELEEMVHPEGRLHERELVSDLPGRTFDSTGAGRHAKAAGVAPKEQEAVNFAIQVAERLEAGRTEGRFDALVLVAAPRFLGLLRGRLSPPARERVILELDQNLVHLDGREIREHLPERLYPTL; via the coding sequence ATGAAACGGGTATGGGTCGTGGTGGCAAGCAGTACGGTCGCGCGGCTGTTCGCGGCGGAGTCGGCGGCTGGCCCACTGGAGGAACTGGAGGAGATGGTTCACCCCGAAGGCCGCCTGCATGAGCGGGAGCTGGTCTCCGACCTGCCGGGACGCACCTTCGACAGCACCGGCGCCGGCAGGCATGCCAAGGCGGCCGGCGTGGCGCCCAAGGAGCAGGAGGCCGTGAACTTCGCCATCCAGGTGGCCGAGCGCCTGGAGGCGGGGCGCACTGAGGGGCGGTTCGACGCCCTCGTGCTCGTCGCGGCCCCCCGTTTCCTGGGCCTCCTGCGCGGGCGCCTGAGCCCGCCGGCCCGGGAGCGGGTCATCCTGGAACTGGACCAGAACCTGGTCCACCTGGATGGCCGCGAGATTCGTGAACACCTGCCGGAGCGGCTCTACCCTACGCTGTAG
- the wrbA gene encoding NAD(P)H:quinone oxidoreductase, producing the protein MSHILVLYYSRYGATAEMAHHVARGVEEIAGLEARVRTVAPVSTVCEAVADTIPDSGPPYASLDDLRECSGLALGSPTRFGNMAAPLKHFLDGTSALWLSGSLIGKPAGVFTSTSSLHGGQETTLLSMMLPLFHHGMLLMGLPYSEQELLHTTAGGTPYGPSHLAGPESRRPLSDGEKSLARALGRRLAETARRLEHP; encoded by the coding sequence ATGAGCCATATCCTCGTGCTGTACTACAGCCGCTACGGCGCCACCGCCGAGATGGCCCACCACGTGGCCCGCGGGGTCGAGGAGATCGCCGGGCTCGAGGCCCGGGTACGCACCGTCGCCCCGGTCTCCACCGTATGCGAGGCCGTGGCCGACACCATACCCGACAGCGGACCGCCCTACGCCAGCCTGGACGATCTCCGCGAGTGTTCCGGCCTGGCCCTCGGCAGCCCCACCCGGTTCGGCAACATGGCCGCCCCGTTGAAGCATTTCCTCGACGGGACCAGCGCCCTGTGGCTCTCCGGTTCGCTCATCGGCAAACCAGCCGGCGTCTTCACCTCCACCAGCAGTCTCCACGGCGGCCAGGAGACCACCCTGTTGTCCATGATGCTGCCCCTGTTCCACCACGGCATGCTGCTCATGGGCCTGCCCTACAGCGAGCAGGAGCTGCTGCATACCACGGCGGGCGGCACCCCCTACGGCCCCAGCCACCTGGCCGGTCCCGAAAGCCGGCGCCCCCTGAGCGATGGCGAGAAGTCACTGGCCCGCGCCCTGGGCCGCCGCCTGGCGGAGACCGCCCGGCGACTGGAACATCCCTGA